The DNA sequence CACAGTATTTGTGGTCAGGGAGGCCTGTAGGAGGCATCTGAAAGGTCATGGCCAGGTCCTTGTCCTCAGAGACCACTCTCCATGTAGGAAGTGCAAGCTTCAGCTGTGTTGGCTCTCAGAGGGGGCTCCAGGAGCCTGCTGGTTAGATGGAGGGCTGAGCCTCAGAGACTTCCAGATTcaacctcttttctctctctatgAGGCTCTATTCCTGCCAAAGTTTCTTCACAGCAGAACTGAGCCAAGGGGGCAACACCTGGCTCTCACTTGAGTCTTGAGGTTCTGGGACAGCGGGCAGGAGGTCTTAGGTGGTGCCTCAAAGGGGATAGAGATGCCAGAGGCTGTgcaagaggaggggggagggagggagaaaccagAGAGAGTCAGTTAAGTCCTTCATCTGATTTCACCAGGCCCAATTCTTGCTCATGGCCTATAGTCCTTGGCCAACCCCTCTGTACTAAATAGATAGTCCCTTGGGCCCTGGGTGCACCCTTCCCCCACCATTAGCTCAACGATAAGGATTATTAAAGCAATCTTCTGCCCTCCTGAGCCAGGCACCTTAGAGAACCTTCTTGCCTTTTCAGCAAGGCCCTAAAGCCTGCATCCATTTCTCCCTCAGGTCAGGGCAGCCCCCACCCCGGGGGCCAGCAGGCTGGTGGTGCCTGATGAAAAACCTGGCTCCTCTGAGAGCCCTCCCTGGCCTGTCTCTGACCTGCACTGGAAGCGGGGATCTCCAGGGTGGGTCTGTAGCACCTGACGCACTTCTGGGGGAGGCTCCAAGCCCATCTGCTCCGCCCGATGCCAGCGCTGCAGCCGTGTGATCCCTGCCAGGGTGGGAAGAAGACTGGCATCTCAGGGGGGGTGGGAAGAGTTCAGGCTAGacagtgtgtgtggaggggtgtgtCGGGACCTCCACACCCCCTAGTCTCAGGAGACAGTGCCAgaaaggggcaggcaggggcttgGGTTGCTTCAGGGACGTGCGGGTGACAGGACTGTCTCCAGGACATGTTCCTGGGGCCTGAGAGGGTTCTCACCTGTGCAGGGCCCGTACTGCCAGGCGAGATCAAACTGCCTCAGCAGCTCCAGCTCTGCTTCATCCACGCTCAGGGGCTGGGGCTCTTCCCCTGCAATGACATGCTGCTCCTCAGGCCTGCCCAGGCCTGTCCCCTGCAAGGCCAGTCCCCTGGCCCTCACCTCACAGCTGCcctgctgctccccagccctCG is a window from the Ursus arctos isolate Adak ecotype North America unplaced genomic scaffold, UrsArc2.0 scaffold_23, whole genome shotgun sequence genome containing:
- the POLD4 gene encoding DNA polymerase delta subunit 4 isoform X2 gives rise to the protein MGRKRLITDSYPVVKRREGPAGHSKGELAPELGEEPQPLSVDEAELELLRQFDLAWQYGPCTGITRLQRWHRAEQMGLEPPPEVRQVLQTHPGDPRFQCSLWHLYPL
- the POLD4 gene encoding DNA polymerase delta subunit 4 isoform X1, with amino-acid sequence MGRKRLITDSYPVVKRREGPAGHSKGELAPELGEEPQPLSVDEAELELLRQFDLAWQYGPCTGITRLQRWHRAEQMGLEPPPEVRQVLQTHPGDPRFQCRSETGQGGLSEEPGFSSGTTSLLAPGVGAALT